Proteins encoded within one genomic window of Patescibacteria group bacterium:
- a CDS encoding ATP-dependent DNA helicase, with amino-acid sequence MPSDKIVLNQKQKKAVTYEGAPLLIVAGPGTGKTRVITEKIRYLISERNVDPQSILAVTFTDKAAEEMLMRVDQVMPLGYEEPWLSTFHSFCDRILRESGLEIGLDPDYEILTATDQWLFVRNNLFQFDLDYYMPLGNPSKFISALLEFFSRARDEDVDPKEFKKFVEDQIPTSPAGRRRGDKITNNKLLETAEREQVEKLQELAEAYAKYRELKLAASVMDFGDLVYWTLKLFRERPSVLARYQNQFKHILVDEFQDTNYAQYQLIKLLAPPEASPNLLVVGDDAQAIYKFRGASLSNILAFKEDYPHAETVILNKDYRNPQPLIECSSKVARNNDPYTLEAKLGIDKQLEAVGDSDGDQSAVEVLCFDTLEGEAEGVTERIIELTKEGGYRFRDFAILARANSHLDPFVAALKRSGIPYQLIGNRGLLDQPEIRNLIAFLRVVADPSDSSALFEWLGAHVFDISAEEIADALSLARKKRKPLWEIAKSFADNKDYWQRPIHLIDDARENVTSQPPTKILYDFVMETNFVQPFLEEDSIGNQLCVKNLNLFFDKIKEYEAKAENPTVPDFVSYLDLLMEAGENPAQAEIEDVDTVNLLTVHSAKGLEFPVVFMVNLVAGRFPTRRRGRVLELPDALVKDILPEEFSHIQEERRLFYVGCTRASQRLFLTWGKDYGGKRERKPSAFIEELGLDPAPKSSSVESKDQLRFTFIPSVDSKLFDHSIDITGFEPRYISHSQVQTFNQCPLKYKYKYVLGIPAPSNHVLSFGQTIHRTLRDFHRADLFSKKDLNYLYKLYENHWIEEGYESQEHREKRFEEGKVLLERYYNEHEKYLAKPLHLEKKFTLKVAGVPLVGSIDRIDEVENGVEIIDYKTGKVKEQDDVDKDDQLTIYALAARDALNLSSSRLALYFLTENKKVETTRTSEELEEKRVELRDTIEKIKASEFEPKKEFLCQWCEYKELCPEYKVGS; translated from the coding sequence ATGCCTTCCGACAAAATTGTATTAAACCAGAAGCAAAAAAAAGCTGTAACTTATGAGGGGGCCCCTCTTCTTATTGTGGCTGGTCCTGGTACTGGGAAGACCAGAGTAATTACGGAAAAAATTAGGTATCTTATTTCGGAGCGGAATGTGGATCCTCAAAGTATATTGGCAGTTACTTTTACAGATAAAGCAGCAGAAGAAATGCTTATGCGGGTGGATCAAGTAATGCCTTTAGGTTACGAGGAACCTTGGCTTTCTACTTTTCACTCCTTCTGCGACCGAATTTTGAGGGAAAGTGGTCTAGAGATAGGTTTGGATCCTGATTATGAAATTTTAACTGCAACAGATCAGTGGCTTTTTGTAAGGAATAACTTGTTCCAATTTGATCTAGATTATTATATGCCTCTTGGTAATCCTTCTAAGTTTATATCCGCTCTTTTGGAATTTTTCTCGCGGGCGCGAGATGAAGATGTAGATCCGAAAGAATTCAAAAAATTTGTCGAAGATCAAATTCCTACCTCTCCGGCAGGTCGCCGAAGAGGCGACAAAATTACAAATAACAAACTTTTGGAAACAGCGGAGAGAGAGCAAGTTGAGAAATTACAAGAACTTGCAGAGGCTTATGCGAAATATCGAGAATTGAAGCTAGCTGCTTCCGTTATGGATTTTGGCGATTTAGTTTATTGGACACTAAAATTGTTTCGGGAGCGTCCCTCAGTATTGGCGCGGTACCAGAACCAATTTAAGCATATTTTGGTTGATGAATTTCAAGATACTAATTATGCCCAGTATCAGTTGATTAAGCTTTTGGCGCCGCCGGAGGCTAGTCCAAATTTGTTGGTTGTGGGGGATGATGCTCAGGCTATTTACAAGTTTCGCGGAGCATCGCTTTCTAATATATTGGCTTTTAAAGAAGATTACCCCCATGCAGAAACTGTCATTTTAAATAAAGATTATCGCAATCCCCAACCGTTGATTGAGTGTTCTTCAAAGGTAGCACGTAATAACGATCCGTATACTTTAGAGGCAAAACTTGGCATTGATAAACAGTTAGAAGCAGTGGGAGATAGTGATGGTGACCAGTCTGCAGTAGAAGTTCTTTGTTTTGATACCCTAGAAGGGGAGGCGGAAGGGGTTACAGAAAGGATTATTGAGTTAACTAAGGAAGGTGGTTATCGGTTTCGAGACTTTGCAATATTAGCTAGAGCAAATTCTCATCTTGATCCTTTTGTTGCTGCTCTTAAGCGAAGTGGCATCCCTTATCAGCTTATTGGCAATAGGGGTCTTTTGGATCAACCAGAAATTCGTAACTTGATAGCTTTTTTGCGGGTGGTAGCTGATCCGAGTGATAGCTCTGCTTTGTTTGAATGGTTAGGAGCGCATGTATTTGATATTTCTGCGGAGGAGATTGCAGATGCGCTTTCTTTAGCAAGGAAGAAGAGAAAGCCTTTATGGGAAATTGCAAAAAGTTTTGCAGATAACAAGGATTACTGGCAAAGACCTATTCACTTAATAGATGATGCTCGAGAAAATGTAACTTCTCAGCCGCCAACTAAAATTCTCTATGATTTTGTAATGGAAACTAATTTTGTGCAGCCTTTCTTGGAAGAAGATTCTATAGGTAATCAGTTGTGTGTGAAAAACCTAAACTTGTTCTTTGACAAGATTAAGGAATATGAGGCAAAGGCAGAAAATCCTACTGTTCCCGATTTTGTTTCGTATTTAGATTTGCTGATGGAAGCTGGTGAAAACCCTGCTCAAGCAGAAATTGAAGATGTTGATACTGTAAATTTACTTACTGTACATAGTGCTAAGGGTCTGGAATTCCCCGTAGTATTTATGGTTAATCTAGTAGCAGGGCGCTTTCCTACTCGGCGTAGAGGTAGGGTTCTGGAGTTACCTGATGCATTGGTTAAGGATATTTTGCCGGAGGAGTTTTCGCATATTCAGGAGGAACGGAGGCTTTTCTATGTTGGTTGTACTCGAGCATCCCAGCGCCTTTTTTTGACTTGGGGTAAAGATTACGGCGGTAAACGCGAAAGAAAACCATCAGCCTTTATCGAAGAGTTAGGGCTTGATCCTGCACCTAAGTCTTCTTCTGTAGAGAGTAAAGACCAACTGCGCTTTACTTTTATTCCTTCTGTGGATTCTAAATTGTTTGACCATAGCATAGACATTACAGGATTTGAGCCCAGGTATATTAGCCATTCTCAGGTTCAAACTTTTAATCAGTGCCCTTTGAAATATAAGTACAAATATGTTTTGGGTATTCCCGCACCTTCTAATCATGTTCTTAGTTTTGGGCAAACTATTCACAGGACTTTGCGCGACTTTCATCGGGCTGACTTATTTTCGAAAAAGGATTTGAATTACTTATATAAATTGTATGAGAATCATTGGATTGAGGAAGGATACGAGTCGCAGGAACACAGGGAGAAGCGGTTTGAGGAAGGGAAGGTTCTTTTAGAAAGGTATTATAATGAGCACGAAAAGTATCTTGCTAAACCCTTACATTTGGAAAAGAAGTTTACGTTAAAGGTAGCAGGTGTACCTCTTGTTGGTTCTATTGATAGGATAGATGAGGTAGAGAATGGAGTTGAAATTATTGATTACAAAACAGGAAAGGTTAAGGAGCAAGATGATGTTGATAAGGATGATCAGCTAACTATTTATGCTCTTGCAGCCCGTGATGCTTTGAACTTGAGTTCTTCCAGACTTGCTTTGTATTTTCTTACTGAAAATAAAAAGGTGGAAACTACTAGGACTTCCGAAGAGTTAGAAGAAAAGCGCGTGGAGCTTAGGGATACTATTGAGAAGATAAAAGCTAGTGAATTTGAGCCCAAGAAAGAGTTTCTTTGTCAGTGGTGTGAGTATAAGGAACTTTGCCCAGAGTATAAGGTTGGGAGTTAA
- a CDS encoding peptidoglycan bridge formation glycyltransferase FemA/FemB family protein encodes MSKNTYKFQPPTHPPQHIVQSTAWGKFKTEMGTAAVKVGNVQITLHKIPALPFNIGYCPKVNPTQIDWKSLRKAGREHNCAVIRFDCPNVIKKYRRYKEDWNPNPRAIKSENILKNKCTKAPRNTFAQQSVLLNLTHNRKTLLMNMKSKTRYNVRYAKRKGIYTKEESNSQGLEKFLKLQKDTAKRQDFLIHNDKYYKTLWNYLAPKNKAHILIAYYKDDPTPLTALMFFNHKKVLYYPYGGSSNKHRNRQHSSRAMWAGIKLGQSLGCKLFDMWGATDNKKDEWWGFTRFKLGFGGTLVGFIDSYDLVLNPVIYHSFNLAYHSFWKAIDLKKWLTS; translated from the coding sequence ATGAGCAAAAATACCTACAAGTTTCAACCACCCACCCATCCTCCACAACATATTGTTCAATCCACAGCGTGGGGGAAGTTCAAAACCGAAATGGGAACCGCCGCAGTAAAAGTAGGCAATGTACAAATTACCCTTCACAAAATTCCTGCCCTACCCTTTAACATTGGGTATTGTCCAAAAGTCAATCCTACTCAGATTGATTGGAAATCTCTCAGAAAAGCAGGGAGGGAGCATAACTGCGCAGTAATACGCTTCGACTGCCCCAATGTAATAAAAAAGTATCGCCGCTACAAAGAAGATTGGAACCCTAATCCCCGCGCAATAAAATCCGAGAACATCCTCAAAAATAAATGCACTAAGGCTCCTCGAAACACCTTTGCTCAGCAGTCTGTTCTTCTTAACTTAACCCACAACAGAAAAACCCTCCTAATGAACATGAAATCTAAAACTCGCTATAATGTTCGTTATGCCAAACGCAAGGGAATTTATACAAAGGAAGAATCAAATTCTCAAGGATTAGAAAAGTTTCTTAAACTTCAAAAAGATACAGCAAAAAGACAAGACTTTCTTATCCACAACGACAAGTACTACAAAACTTTGTGGAACTATCTAGCACCGAAAAATAAAGCTCACATTCTTATTGCATATTACAAAGACGACCCCACACCACTTACCGCCTTAATGTTTTTTAATCATAAAAAAGTCCTTTATTACCCCTACGGAGGCTCCAGTAACAAACATCGCAACCGCCAGCATTCGTCCCGCGCAATGTGGGCAGGAATTAAGCTAGGACAAAGCCTTGGCTGTAAGCTATTTGACATGTGGGGTGCTACAGATAACAAGAAGGACGAGTGGTGGGGATTTACCCGTTTTAAGTTGGGCTTTGGAGGAACCCTCGTTGGGTTTATTGATTCCTACGACTTAGTTCTCAACCCTGTTATTTACCACTCTTTCAATCTCGCTTACCATTCTTTTTGGAAGGCAATTGATTTAAAAAAATGGCTAACTTCTTAA
- a CDS encoding peptidoglycan bridge formation glycyltransferase FemA/FemB family protein produces MANFLRQSEEYACYMRKKGWKVISVPLSTRSCQPSEKPTAGEAPGASANLAPGARERSGLNHQINTLIKKIPLLGSVIKIQRTTIPPSKKALDNLANKQGALFVKLEPAVDACNQEFVDSHWERDSWPLLATKTLRLNLTQSKKELWNNLDSDAKYSIRKAKRKLKVKSKKLKNTKELKNFHKILKKVGKKQKFPTPSWRNLKMLVECFGKNAWLITASKATHTYRSNNLKNLVAGCLILTHNQTSYYYHAATTKEGRDLLAGYSVLWHAILLAKEKHCTTFDLEGIYDSRYHQQTKEWKGFTHFKKKFGGKIVAYPEPLIKYYSLPIKLLSKIFRS; encoded by the coding sequence ATGGCTAACTTCTTAAGACAATCAGAAGAATACGCATGTTATATGCGGAAAAAGGGCTGGAAAGTTATCAGCGTCCCGCTTTCCACCCGTAGCTGCCAGCCCAGCGAGAAGCCCACTGCAGGAGAAGCCCCAGGGGCTTCTGCTAATTTAGCCCCTGGGGCTAGGGAACGCAGTGGGCTTAACCATCAAATCAACACCCTCATAAAAAAAATCCCCCTTCTTGGTTCAGTAATCAAAATTCAACGCACCACTATTCCCCCCTCAAAAAAAGCTCTTGATAACTTAGCAAACAAACAGGGAGCCCTCTTTGTCAAACTAGAACCTGCAGTTGACGCTTGTAATCAAGAGTTCGTAGACTCCCACTGGGAACGGGACAGTTGGCCTTTACTGGCAACTAAAACATTACGGCTAAACCTGACCCAAAGCAAAAAAGAACTTTGGAACAATTTAGATTCTGATGCAAAGTATTCTATTAGAAAAGCGAAAAGGAAGTTAAAAGTTAAAAGTAAAAAGTTAAAAAATACAAAAGAATTAAAGAACTTTCACAAGATTTTAAAAAAAGTAGGAAAGAAGCAAAAGTTCCCAACCCCCAGCTGGAGAAATTTAAAAATGCTAGTAGAATGTTTTGGAAAAAACGCATGGTTAATTACAGCTTCAAAAGCCACCCACACATACCGTTCCAACAATTTAAAAAACCTTGTTGCTGGCTGCCTTATTCTTACGCATAACCAAACTAGCTATTACTATCATGCTGCAACAACCAAAGAGGGGCGGGATCTACTAGCTGGATATTCAGTTCTTTGGCACGCCATCTTGCTAGCAAAAGAAAAGCATTGTACCACTTTTGATCTTGAAGGTATCTATGATAGCCGCTACCACCAACAGACAAAAGAGTGGAAGGGGTTTACTCACTTCAAAAAGAAGTTTGGCGGAAAAATAGTAGCATACCCCGAACCATTAATTAAATACTACTCACTACCCATAAAATTACTATCAAAAATATTCCGCTCTTGA
- the rnpA gene encoding ribonuclease P protein component, with amino-acid sequence MLPKPNRLQTNYEFSKVQRYGQSYQTPYFILICYQNPKRKNQPTRFGFIASKKFDKRAVKRNRARRLMREAVLKNISKIKNGYDVVLVAKHNIKNASFKEVFVEFNKILSKVSLA; translated from the coding sequence ATGCTTCCCAAACCAAACCGGCTACAAACTAATTACGAATTTAGTAAAGTACAGCGTTACGGACAATCTTATCAGACTCCCTACTTTATTCTTATTTGTTACCAAAATCCTAAGCGGAAAAACCAACCAACTCGTTTTGGTTTTATTGCGTCAAAAAAATTTGACAAACGTGCTGTAAAAAGAAATCGTGCTCGAAGACTAATGCGTGAAGCAGTTTTAAAAAATATATCTAAGATTAAAAATGGTTATGATGTAGTATTAGTTGCTAAGCATAATATAAAAAATGCCTCTTTCAAAGAAGTTTTTGTTGAATTTAATAAAATTTTATCAAAAGTATCTCTCGCTTGA
- the dnaA gene encoding chromosomal replication initiator protein DnaA: MEKDSLWKTTLEQLQVEITPAAYQTWFAKTCLETVNGNNFIIGCPSTYIKKRLEKKYKPQIEQALKSLTNKNPKVGFIIKKQQEKGKDSSSDNLGPLFQEQKKKEKQRKEKIKESGLSPQYTFSNFVVGNNNNLAYAVAQSIVQNPGTRYNPFFLYSDVGLGKTHLIQAIGNEILKTQRGKKVIYCTSEEFANQLIQAIQNRTTATFKTKFRSADVLLIDDIQFIAGRETTQEEFFHTFNALYMEQKQIVLTSDKAPKDIPELEDRLSSRFGSGMLADMQFPDFDIRLAILQKKCEDLKLKVNTDVLEYIAEATPSNIRELEGALNRVVTLAETQGVKPTRALAQKILGEPPQSKPPTADKIIKTVCNYYTLKPKDLKGKRRPIRIARPRQIAMYVMRKETELPFEEIGNQLGGRDHTTVMHGVTKIEELIHNDPGIKSQIMEITNQLSG, from the coding sequence ATGGAAAAAGATAGCCTTTGGAAAACAACTTTAGAACAACTACAAGTAGAGATAACTCCAGCTGCATATCAAACATGGTTTGCAAAAACTTGCTTAGAAACCGTAAATGGCAATAACTTTATAATAGGGTGCCCTTCCACTTACATAAAAAAGAGATTAGAAAAAAAATATAAACCGCAAATTGAACAAGCATTAAAATCTCTAACTAACAAAAACCCAAAAGTAGGTTTTATTATTAAAAAACAACAAGAAAAGGGCAAGGATTCCAGTTCTGACAACTTAGGACCCTTATTTCAAGAACAAAAAAAGAAAGAAAAGCAAAGAAAAGAAAAAATAAAAGAATCAGGACTCTCCCCCCAATATACATTTAGTAACTTTGTTGTGGGAAATAACAACAATCTAGCATATGCAGTAGCCCAAAGCATTGTACAAAACCCGGGCACCCGCTACAATCCTTTTTTCCTTTATTCTGATGTAGGTCTGGGAAAAACTCATCTTATTCAAGCTATTGGTAATGAGATACTTAAAACACAACGAGGTAAGAAGGTGATTTATTGTACTAGTGAAGAATTTGCCAACCAACTTATTCAAGCAATCCAAAATCGTACTACTGCAACATTCAAAACAAAATTTCGAAGTGCAGATGTGCTTCTAATTGACGATATTCAATTTATTGCTGGACGAGAAACTACCCAAGAAGAATTTTTCCATACATTCAATGCACTCTATATGGAACAAAAGCAAATTGTCCTAACATCAGATAAGGCTCCAAAAGATATACCGGAGTTAGAAGATCGTTTATCTTCACGATTTGGCAGCGGTATGTTAGCAGATATGCAATTTCCCGATTTCGATATTCGTCTAGCCATTCTCCAAAAGAAATGCGAAGATCTAAAACTAAAAGTAAATACTGATGTACTAGAATATATTGCAGAAGCAACTCCATCTAATATTAGGGAACTAGAAGGCGCCTTAAATAGAGTAGTTACTCTAGCAGAAACGCAAGGAGTAAAACCAACGCGAGCCTTAGCTCAAAAAATACTAGGAGAACCACCACAAAGTAAACCCCCAACAGCAGATAAGATAATTAAAACTGTATGCAATTACTATACACTAAAACCAAAGGATCTTAAGGGAAAACGGCGCCCAATTAGAATAGCACGCCCTCGGCAAATTGCCATGTACGTAATGCGGAAAGAAACAGAATTACCGTTTGAAGAAATAGGTAACCAGCTGGGGGGAAGGGATCATACTACAGTAATGCACGGAGTAACAAAGATAGAAGAACTTATCCACAATGATCCGGGGATAAAATCCCAGATCATGGAGATAACTAACCAATTGAGTGGATAA
- a CDS encoding extracellular solute-binding protein, producing the protein MKSLPKFLVYVLPVLAVFSLLAAGAFLFRDKIPFLAPKPEEVTLTYWGLFEPREVLEPLIKEYQEENPHVTIDYTLQSYTTFARYKETLYTRLQQGAGPDIARMHATWVPQFNRYLATSPPSIFESFSQDFYPVVVDSCTIQGKVLAAPLMYDGLVIIYNKDLFRDAAISAPPETWKEFRDVATKLTNWQGNDPRNRLLQAGAAIGSSVNVSHASDIVGLMLAQSDVQIPSQLSSRASQDVFTFYTNFVATDHIWDETWPTDISAFAEGKVGMLIAPSWQLARLEKMSPGFEIGVTPVPQVPKLEGGLTEIGWANFWVEGVSANTEHAEEAWKFLKFLSEKSSQEQLMTRARSVKGFSFASPRQDMRTTADGEYLSAVLRWAQNSRTGIMSSCSGNTDYVSAVNESITDILGGASVASCLEELTGTLGALDESSSLGLQSEPILCSLASFGLEIPSIEKEEVEEPVEEEQEEATPSAELEEEEEIVEEDVSEEEQEVALTCEGLTASPLSGEIPLDVTFSARPSHEALVNTYRFAYGDGNVDETTSSQVTHTYSQAGTYTASVRIEDTLGNLTPQVADCEATISALRPEKDEASPSADMPTGYSIPTYMLVGLGFILLTLGLLF; encoded by the coding sequence ATGAAAAGCCTGCCTAAATTTCTAGTTTATGTACTCCCCGTTCTTGCAGTGTTTTCTTTGCTAGCAGCAGGAGCGTTCCTTTTCCGAGACAAAATTCCATTTTTGGCACCTAAACCCGAAGAGGTTACACTAACTTATTGGGGCCTTTTTGAACCTCGTGAAGTTCTTGAGCCCTTAATCAAAGAATACCAAGAGGAAAACCCACACGTAACTATTGATTATACTTTGCAGTCTTATACTACGTTTGCGCGGTATAAAGAGACACTTTATACTAGGCTGCAACAAGGTGCGGGACCAGATATTGCCCGGATGCATGCAACTTGGGTTCCTCAATTTAATAGGTACTTAGCAACTTCTCCTCCTAGTATTTTTGAGTCGTTTTCCCAAGACTTTTATCCAGTAGTTGTAGATTCTTGTACAATTCAAGGAAAAGTTTTAGCAGCGCCATTAATGTACGATGGCTTGGTTATTATTTACAACAAAGATCTGTTCCGGGATGCTGCTATTTCCGCACCCCCCGAAACTTGGAAAGAATTTCGGGATGTTGCTACTAAGCTAACTAATTGGCAAGGAAATGATCCTCGGAATAGGTTGTTGCAAGCGGGAGCTGCTATTGGTAGTTCTGTAAATGTTTCACACGCTTCTGACATTGTGGGATTGATGCTTGCCCAATCAGATGTTCAAATACCTTCCCAGTTATCTTCTCGTGCTTCGCAGGATGTTTTCACCTTTTATACCAATTTTGTAGCTACAGACCATATTTGGGATGAAACCTGGCCAACTGATATATCGGCTTTTGCTGAGGGTAAAGTGGGGATGCTTATTGCACCTTCTTGGCAACTTGCGCGGCTAGAAAAGATGTCTCCCGGGTTTGAAATAGGTGTGACACCTGTACCACAAGTTCCAAAGTTGGAAGGTGGACTTACAGAGATAGGCTGGGCTAACTTTTGGGTGGAAGGTGTATCGGCTAATACAGAGCATGCTGAAGAGGCTTGGAAATTTTTAAAGTTTCTTTCGGAGAAAAGCTCGCAAGAGCAGTTGATGACTCGTGCACGTAGTGTGAAAGGATTTTCTTTTGCTTCACCTCGCCAAGATATGCGTACCACAGCGGATGGTGAATATTTAAGTGCTGTCCTTCGCTGGGCGCAAAATTCCCGTACAGGTATTATGAGTTCCTGTTCTGGTAATACAGATTATGTAAGTGCGGTAAATGAAAGCATAACCGATATTTTGGGTGGTGCTAGTGTTGCAAGCTGTCTTGAAGAATTGACGGGTACGCTTGGTGCTCTGGATGAAAGTTCAAGTTTGGGATTACAGTCAGAACCAATATTATGTTCTTTAGCTTCTTTTGGTTTGGAAATCCCCTCTATTGAGAAGGAGGAAGTGGAAGAACCAGTGGAAGAAGAGCAAGAGGAAGCTACTCCTTCAGCAGAATTAGAAGAAGAGGAAGAGATCGTTGAAGAAGATGTATCAGAAGAAGAACAGGAAGTAGCTCTTACCTGCGAAGGTTTGACTGCAAGCCCTCTTTCGGGTGAAATTCCTCTGGATGTTACTTTTTCTGCTCGCCCTTCACATGAAGCTCTGGTTAACACTTATCGATTTGCTTATGGTGACGGTAATGTGGATGAAACTACATCTTCGCAAGTAACACATACCTATTCTCAAGCTGGTACTTATACTGCTTCTGTTCGTATTGAGGATACTTTGGGAAACCTTACACCCCAGGTTGCTGATTGTGAAGCTACTATTTCTGCGCTACGCCCAGAGAAGGATGAAGCATCTCCTTCTGCAGATATGCCTACTGGTTATAGTATTCCTACATATATGCTAGTTGGCCTTGGGTTTATCTTGCTTACTTTAGGCCTTTTGTTTTAG
- a CDS encoding DNA recombination protein RmuC translates to MSSGFVLIAMLIVLGFAAILFFLNRKLESIKQDEGREVLLEWLKDMRGSLDKNTEVVGKRLSESNESIGKRLDKAAEVIGKLQKELGQMSEIGRRMEELQDFLRNPKLRGNLGEQVLEDLICQAIPQEKYSFQYSFHDGQMVDAVIMTAGGIIPIDSKFPLENYRAFMEAESDKEKKKAKKQFVRDVRKHIRDISQKYIRPQEGTTEFALMYIPSESVAYEILVHHGDKILDYARDHRVAIVSPNQFNHFLRMILIGFERQNVQEKAKEILVSLRAIQDSTSRFGDDLRVLLKHVRDAQNKAADVQLGFDRLQGKIDRVQHLEPARDKEDLLED, encoded by the coding sequence ATGTCTAGTGGTTTTGTGCTTATAGCAATGTTAATAGTCTTGGGTTTTGCTGCTATATTGTTTTTCTTAAATCGAAAGTTGGAAAGTATAAAACAGGATGAAGGGCGCGAGGTTTTGCTAGAGTGGCTTAAGGATATGCGCGGAAGTTTAGATAAAAACACAGAAGTGGTCGGAAAACGTTTATCAGAAAGTAACGAATCTATAGGTAAAAGATTAGATAAGGCTGCTGAGGTTATTGGTAAGCTCCAGAAGGAGTTGGGTCAGATGAGTGAAATTGGGCGGAGAATGGAAGAGCTTCAGGATTTTTTGAGAAACCCCAAACTTCGTGGAAATTTAGGAGAACAAGTTTTGGAAGATCTTATTTGTCAGGCTATTCCCCAAGAGAAATATTCGTTTCAGTACTCTTTTCACGATGGTCAAATGGTGGACGCAGTTATTATGACTGCGGGAGGTATAATTCCAATTGATTCCAAGTTTCCCTTAGAGAATTATCGTGCTTTTATGGAAGCAGAAAGTGATAAAGAAAAGAAGAAAGCAAAGAAACAATTTGTGCGTGACGTTCGTAAACATATTCGCGATATTTCTCAAAAATATATTCGTCCACAAGAGGGAACCACTGAGTTTGCTCTTATGTATATCCCCTCTGAATCTGTAGCTTACGAAATACTGGTACACCATGGAGACAAGATTTTGGATTATGCACGAGACCATCGAGTGGCAATTGTCTCGCCTAATCAATTTAACCACTTCTTAAGAATGATTTTAATTGGGTTTGAGCGTCAAAATGTTCAGGAAAAAGCAAAAGAAATTCTGGTATCACTGCGGGCGATTCAAGATTCTACTAGTAGGTTTGGAGATGACTTGCGTGTGCTGTTAAAACATGTTCGGGATGCACAAAACAAGGCGGCGGATGTGCAGCTTGGCTTTGATCGGTTACAGGGGAAAATTGATCGAGTTCAACATTTGGAACCAGCTCGAGATAAAGAAGACCTTTTGGAGGATTAG
- the rsmA gene encoding 16S rRNA (adenine(1518)-N(6)/adenine(1519)-N(6))-dimethyltransferase RsmA encodes MLLSRHATSKKKGLGQHFLKDKQIIRTLVSAANISSKDTIIEIGAGTGSVTKEIAKKAGRVFAIEFDRDLIPILENNLQSFNNVTIINKDILKIDFSALGFGPPAGGLDLKIPTIVGSIPFQITSPLLHKLIFENNWALAVLLVQKEVAKKITAKPPQASYLSNFVQGFTSVQYLTTVSKTAFHPAPKVDGALIKLDWNPHIANIESKKWSSFLHQGFKHPRKMIRSAFPEKQLQKAGIDPRSRPQELEINQWAKLYKEQSC; translated from the coding sequence GTGCTACTATCTAGACATGCTACAAGCAAAAAAAAAGGTTTGGGTCAACACTTCCTAAAAGACAAACAAATAATAAGGACTCTTGTTAGCGCTGCCAATATATCAAGTAAAGACACTATTATTGAAATCGGTGCTGGTACAGGAAGTGTAACTAAAGAAATAGCAAAAAAGGCTGGAAGAGTTTTTGCTATTGAATTCGACCGGGACCTTATCCCCATTCTTGAAAATAATCTCCAATCCTTCAACAACGTTACGATTATTAACAAAGACATCCTTAAAATAGATTTTTCCGCTTTGGGATTTGGTCCACCAGCTGGCGGATTGGATTTGAAAATTCCCACCATAGTGGGCTCCATTCCCTTCCAAATTACATCACCACTTCTCCACAAACTAATTTTCGAAAACAACTGGGCGCTTGCTGTGCTTCTGGTTCAAAAAGAAGTTGCCAAAAAAATAACAGCTAAACCACCCCAAGCAAGTTACTTGTCTAACTTTGTTCAAGGGTTTACCAGCGTTCAATACCTTACAACAGTTTCAAAAACAGCCTTCCATCCTGCACCAAAAGTAGACGGTGCCCTTATCAAACTAGATTGGAACCCCCATATAGCCAATATTGAATCAAAAAAGTGGAGCTCCTTTCTACACCAAGGTTTTAAACACCCTCGAAAAATGATTCGGAGTGCATTTCCAGAAAAACAGCTGCAAAAAGCCGGGATTGACCCTCGCAGCCGCCCGCAGGAATTAGAAATTAACCAATGGGCAAAGCTTTACAAAGAACAGTCGTGCTAA